A region from the Salifodinibacter halophilus genome encodes:
- a CDS encoding serine hydroxymethyltransferase, whose amino-acid sequence MFNQSDSIREFDPDLQVAIDDENRRQEDHVELIASENYVSPRVLEAQGSVLTNKYAEGYPGKRFYGGCEHVDVAEQLAIDRACELFDCDFANVQPHSGAQANAAVFLALVNPGDTVLGMSLDAGGHLTHGAAPNFSGRQYNAVQYGIDEQTGQLDYDEIQRLADEHQPKMLIGGFSAYSRQIDWARMRRIADSVGAWFLVDMAHVAGLVAAGEYPSPLQHAHVVTTTTHKTLGGPRAGLILSAAGDNKLYKKLNSAVFPGIQGGPLMHVIAGKAVAFKEALAPEFKTYAKQVVTNARAMAEVFVERGLHVVSGGTDNHLMLVSLIPKAEVTGKDAEALLGQAHITANKNAVPGDPRSPFVTSGLRIGTSAATTRGFDEDDVRQVATWICDILDALAEGGDTESVVSRVRSGVSELCQRKPVYQAPAARGAA is encoded by the coding sequence ATGTTCAATCAATCGGATTCTATCCGTGAATTCGACCCGGACCTGCAGGTGGCGATTGACGACGAAAATCGCCGCCAAGAAGATCACGTCGAACTGATTGCGTCGGAGAATTATGTGAGTCCGCGCGTTCTCGAAGCGCAGGGCTCAGTGCTGACGAATAAATACGCCGAAGGCTACCCGGGGAAACGGTTCTACGGTGGCTGTGAGCATGTCGACGTGGCCGAGCAACTGGCCATCGATCGCGCCTGCGAACTATTCGATTGCGACTTTGCCAACGTGCAGCCGCATTCGGGGGCGCAGGCCAACGCCGCCGTATTCCTCGCGCTCGTGAATCCGGGAGACACCGTCCTCGGTATGAGCCTGGACGCCGGTGGACATCTGACCCATGGCGCGGCGCCCAACTTCTCGGGCCGGCAATACAACGCTGTCCAGTACGGCATTGATGAACAAACCGGCCAGCTCGATTACGACGAGATTCAGCGTCTGGCCGACGAGCACCAGCCGAAAATGCTGATCGGCGGTTTCTCGGCATATTCCCGGCAGATCGACTGGGCGCGCATGCGCCGGATCGCGGATTCGGTCGGCGCCTGGTTCCTGGTCGATATGGCGCACGTCGCGGGATTGGTCGCCGCGGGCGAGTATCCGAGCCCACTACAACACGCCCACGTCGTGACGACCACTACGCACAAGACCTTGGGCGGCCCGCGTGCTGGACTGATTTTGTCGGCAGCTGGCGATAACAAGCTCTACAAGAAACTGAATAGCGCGGTTTTCCCGGGCATTCAGGGCGGTCCGTTGATGCACGTGATTGCCGGTAAGGCGGTCGCCTTCAAGGAAGCGCTGGCACCCGAGTTCAAAACCTACGCCAAGCAAGTCGTGACCAACGCCCGTGCCATGGCCGAGGTGTTCGTCGAGCGTGGCTTGCATGTGGTCTCTGGTGGTACCGACAACCACTTGATGTTGGTCAGCCTAATTCCCAAGGCCGAAGTTACCGGCAAAGACGCCGAAGCGTTGCTTGGTCAGGCGCACATTACCGCCAACAAGAACGCCGTGCCCGGCGACCCACGTTCGCCGTTTGTTACTTCGGGGCTGCGGATCGGCACGTCGGCGGCGACCACGCGCGGCTTCGACGAAGACGACGTGCGCCAGGTTGCGACTTGGATCTGTGACATCCTGGACGCGCTGGCCGAAGGTGGCGACACCGAGTCGGTGGTCAGCCGCGTCCGCAGTGGTGTTAGCGAGCTATGCCAGCGCAAGCCGGTCTATCAGGCACCGGCGGCCCGAGGCGCGGCCTGA
- the nrdR gene encoding transcriptional repressor NrdR, whose amino-acid sequence MQCPQCARRTTRVVDSRLAADGTQVRRRRACGGCGARFTTFETAELVLPRIVKRDGTPEPFDETKLRRGMTQALYKRPVATEAVDAAIGRLQQRLQGDVDRDVPADRLGEWVMAELRDLDQVAYVRFASIYRRFQDVNAFREEIAQLEATSTPTPGQLSLIDNPATDDDDTETDGDANTQS is encoded by the coding sequence ATGCAGTGCCCGCAGTGTGCTCGGCGTACCACGCGTGTGGTGGATTCGCGGTTAGCTGCGGATGGCACGCAGGTGCGTCGGCGCCGGGCCTGCGGTGGCTGTGGTGCGCGTTTCACGACGTTTGAGACGGCCGAACTGGTGTTGCCGCGGATCGTGAAACGCGACGGCACGCCGGAGCCATTCGACGAAACGAAACTCCGCCGCGGCATGACTCAGGCGCTGTACAAACGCCCGGTGGCGACCGAGGCCGTCGACGCGGCTATCGGTCGTCTCCAACAGCGACTGCAAGGCGATGTCGACCGTGATGTGCCGGCTGATCGGCTTGGCGAGTGGGTCATGGCCGAGCTGCGTGATTTGGATCAAGTCGCCTACGTACGCTTTGCCTCGATCTATCGGCGTTTCCAGGACGTCAACGCGTTCCGTGAAGAGATCGCGCAACTGGAGGCCACGTCGACACCGACGCCGGGGCAGTTGTCGCTGATCGATAATCCTGCTACCGATGATGACGATACCGAAACCGATGGCGATGCCAACACGCAATCGTGA
- the ribD gene encoding bifunctional diaminohydroxyphosphoribosylaminopyrimidine deaminase/5-amino-6-(5-phosphoribosylamino)uracil reductase RibD — MGYAVELANQGWYSSPPNPRVGCVLVRKNRVIGEGWHAVTGHDHAERAALADARNRGASTQGATAYVTLEPCSIQGRTPACTDALIEARVSRVVVGALDPNPAVHGGGLQALEDAGVETVAGVDDVACRALNPGFEQRMRTGRPRVRIKLALTLDGRTAAVNGESQWLTGRTARADGHRLRAESGAVLVGRGTQVADDPTLSVRLPGDGWRQPHPVVVDRDLLVKSDARLLDPERIPIIFTATDDVARVAELERAGAHVHRVAHQADGVDLDAMLRALATDYAINDVLVEAGPTLSGALAEAGLVDGYVFYMAPKLLGSAARGALDLPGVGGLAAAHDLVIERVDPVGSDWRITASPQ; from the coding sequence ATGGGGTATGCCGTCGAGCTAGCCAACCAAGGCTGGTATTCGTCGCCGCCCAATCCACGCGTTGGTTGCGTGTTGGTCAGGAAAAACCGCGTGATCGGTGAAGGCTGGCATGCGGTGACTGGCCATGATCACGCCGAACGCGCCGCACTTGCCGATGCCCGAAATCGGGGCGCATCAACCCAAGGTGCGACCGCGTATGTCACGCTCGAACCGTGCTCAATCCAGGGGCGCACGCCGGCATGTACCGACGCTTTGATCGAGGCCAGGGTGTCCCGGGTGGTCGTCGGTGCGCTCGACCCAAATCCAGCGGTCCACGGTGGTGGCCTCCAAGCGCTTGAGGATGCCGGTGTCGAGACCGTGGCCGGCGTCGACGACGTCGCCTGCAGGGCGTTGAATCCCGGCTTCGAGCAGCGGATGCGAACCGGCCGTCCGCGGGTGCGGATCAAGCTAGCCTTGACCTTGGATGGCCGTACTGCGGCGGTCAATGGCGAGAGTCAGTGGTTGACCGGTCGCACGGCTCGAGCCGATGGCCATCGGCTGCGCGCCGAGTCCGGCGCTGTGCTGGTCGGGCGAGGTACTCAGGTCGCCGATGACCCGACGCTGTCGGTGCGTCTGCCCGGCGATGGATGGCGTCAGCCGCACCCGGTGGTTGTTGATCGTGATCTGTTGGTCAAATCCGATGCGCGGCTGCTCGACCCCGAGCGCATACCGATTATTTTCACTGCCACCGACGATGTGGCGCGTGTCGCCGAACTCGAGCGCGCGGGTGCACACGTGCATCGTGTCGCACATCAGGCTGATGGTGTGGATCTTGATGCTATGTTGCGTGCGTTGGCGACCGATTACGCGATCAATGACGTGCTGGTCGAAGCAGGGCCGACGCTGTCCGGCGCGCTGGCCGAAGCCGGGCTGGTGGATGGTTATGTCTTTTACATGGCGCCGAAGTTACTCGGCAGCGCAGCACGCGGTGCGCTCGACCTGCCCGGTGTCGGAGGCTTGGCCGCGGCTCACGACTTGGTAATCGAACGCGTCGATCCCGTCGGGTCGGATTGGCGTATCACTGCATCCCCTCAATAA
- a CDS encoding riboflavin synthase, with amino-acid sequence MFTGIITAVGRIAEIEKHAAERRLWIETGDLPLDDAVIGQSIAVDGVCLTVIEFGEAAFAADVSNETASLTTLGDRDVGARVNLEHALAVGDTLGGHLVAGHVDGLGRVHSWSRDGDSWRLVITGDPSLAAYWAPKGSVCVDGISLTVNEIGDDWFGVNIVPHTLAETALGDREAGADVNLEVDLIARYVARQLAYRR; translated from the coding sequence ATGTTCACAGGCATTATCACCGCTGTCGGCCGAATCGCCGAGATCGAGAAGCATGCCGCCGAGCGTCGATTATGGATAGAGACCGGCGATCTGCCGTTAGATGATGCCGTGATCGGCCAGAGCATTGCTGTCGACGGCGTTTGTTTGACCGTGATCGAATTTGGCGAGGCCGCATTTGCGGCGGATGTGTCGAACGAGACTGCATCGTTAACGACGCTGGGCGACCGAGACGTCGGCGCGCGCGTCAACCTCGAACATGCGCTGGCTGTAGGTGACACGCTCGGTGGCCATCTAGTCGCCGGCCACGTCGACGGATTGGGCCGTGTCCACTCGTGGTCGCGTGATGGCGACTCGTGGCGCTTGGTTATCACCGGCGACCCATCGCTGGCGGCCTACTGGGCGCCGAAAGGATCGGTCTGTGTCGATGGCATCAGTCTGACCGTCAACGAAATCGGCGACGATTGGTTCGGTGTCAACATCGTGCCGCATACGCTGGCCGAGACGGCGTTGGGCGATCGTGAGGCCGGCGCCGACGTGAATCTGGAGGTTGATCTGATCGCGCGTTATGTCGCGCGGCAGCTTGCGTACCGCCGATAA
- the ribB gene encoding 3,4-dihydroxy-2-butanone-4-phosphate synthase produces the protein MAISPIEDVIADMRDGRMVVMLDDANRENEGDLILPADCVDANDINFMAHYGRGLICLTLTRERCRQLNLPLMVAESESGDSTNFTLSIEAAEGVTTGISAHDRAQTVRAAVAPGAQPSDLVQPGHIFPLMSEPGGVLSRAGHTEAGCDMARLAGHDHSSVIVEILNEDGSMARRADLEQFAEDHDIKLGTIADLIRYRVENEGTVERIVETDVETEFGPFTLYSFEDEVDQVVHFAMVRGTIDAETPTLVRVHVRNTLADMLGVRHGDFGWPLRDTLARVADEGTGVVVILRKPETERELIAGIQSLNNEDGQQAGNDEAVDAGDSSILRTYGAGAQILIDLGVRRMRVLSAPKRLQAISGFGLEVVEYIQGDSRA, from the coding sequence ATGGCAATTAGCCCAATCGAAGATGTGATTGCCGACATGCGCGACGGGCGCATGGTCGTAATGCTTGATGATGCCAATCGCGAGAACGAAGGCGATCTGATCCTGCCGGCCGACTGCGTCGACGCCAACGATATCAACTTCATGGCGCACTACGGGCGCGGACTGATTTGCCTGACGCTGACGCGCGAACGCTGCCGCCAATTAAACCTTCCGTTGATGGTCGCGGAGAGCGAGTCGGGGGATAGCACCAATTTCACGCTATCGATCGAAGCCGCCGAGGGTGTGACCACGGGTATTTCCGCGCATGATCGGGCGCAAACTGTGCGCGCGGCGGTCGCGCCCGGCGCCCAACCATCTGATCTCGTGCAGCCGGGGCATATTTTTCCGCTGATGTCAGAACCCGGTGGCGTGCTGTCCCGAGCCGGCCACACCGAAGCTGGTTGTGATATGGCGCGGCTTGCCGGCCACGACCATTCGTCGGTGATCGTCGAGATCCTGAATGAAGACGGCAGCATGGCACGGCGCGCCGACCTCGAGCAGTTTGCCGAAGACCACGACATCAAACTCGGCACGATCGCCGATTTGATCCGCTATCGCGTCGAAAATGAGGGCACTGTCGAGCGGATCGTCGAAACCGACGTAGAAACTGAATTCGGACCGTTCACACTTTATTCGTTCGAAGACGAAGTCGACCAGGTTGTGCATTTCGCCATGGTGCGCGGCACGATCGATGCTGAGACACCGACGCTTGTGCGCGTGCATGTCCGCAACACGCTTGCCGATATGCTCGGTGTTCGCCACGGCGATTTTGGATGGCCGCTGCGCGATACGCTGGCGCGAGTCGCGGACGAAGGCACGGGTGTGGTCGTGATCCTTAGAAAGCCTGAGACCGAGCGCGAATTGATAGCTGGCATTCAGTCGTTGAATAATGAAGACGGCCAGCAGGCGGGTAATGACGAGGCCGTTGACGCCGGTGATTCGAGTATCCTGCGAACCTATGGAGCAGGCGCCCAGATTCTGATCGATCTCGGCGTACGCCGGATGCGTGTTTTGTCCGCGCCCAAGCGTCTGCAAGCGATTTCAGGGTTCGGGCTCGAAGTGGTCGAGTATATCCAGGGCGACTCGCGGGCGTAG
- a CDS encoding 6,7-dimethyl-8-ribityllumazine synthase has translation MRELQGDFDATGQRYAIVATRWNEALVDRLVSGAASVLADCGVADGDITVVRVPGAFEIPLAADRLADGGGLDGIVAVGTVIRGETPHFDYVAGECARGLSTTTLEYGIPVGFGVITAENPAQAEARAGDDEDSNKGAEGASAAVEMATLLARIDAR, from the coding sequence ATGCGCGAGCTTCAAGGTGATTTCGATGCGACGGGCCAACGCTATGCCATTGTGGCTACGCGTTGGAACGAGGCCCTGGTCGATCGACTGGTCAGCGGTGCCGCCTCGGTTCTTGCCGACTGCGGCGTCGCCGATGGCGATATAACCGTGGTACGTGTGCCGGGTGCGTTCGAGATTCCGCTGGCGGCAGATCGATTGGCCGATGGTGGCGGGCTCGATGGCATTGTCGCCGTCGGCACGGTCATCCGCGGCGAAACGCCGCACTTCGATTACGTTGCTGGTGAGTGCGCGCGGGGTTTGTCGACCACCACGCTGGAATACGGTATCCCGGTTGGTTTCGGCGTCATCACCGCGGAAAATCCAGCTCAGGCCGAGGCGCGCGCGGGTGATGATGAAGACAGTAACAAGGGTGCCGAAGGCGCAAGTGCAGCTGTGGAAATGGCAACGCTATTGGCTCGAATCGACGCGCGCTGA
- the nusB gene encoding transcription antitermination factor NusB, translating into MTIRDQPLTVPGGEKRPDEDEIDQSVPAGGARSAARRVAVQALYQWRVGGGEADAIIREFAAAGRLVDIEKAYFDVLVRGVSDQAPELVRIFDQFLDRPATQLDPIEYTILLVAAFELKHRVEIPYPAIIDQATQLARIFGATDGHRFVNAVADRLVRELRPHDPAARGRRA; encoded by the coding sequence GTGACTATACGTGACCAACCGCTAACTGTGCCGGGCGGCGAAAAGCGGCCCGACGAAGATGAAATCGACCAGTCTGTGCCGGCCGGCGGCGCACGCAGTGCCGCGCGGCGAGTGGCTGTTCAGGCACTCTATCAATGGCGAGTGGGCGGCGGAGAGGCCGACGCTATTATTCGCGAATTTGCCGCCGCTGGGCGATTGGTCGACATCGAGAAGGCCTATTTCGACGTGCTCGTGCGCGGCGTAAGCGACCAAGCACCTGAGCTGGTGCGGATTTTTGATCAATTTCTCGATCGTCCGGCGACACAACTCGACCCAATCGAGTACACCATCTTGCTGGTGGCGGCGTTCGAATTGAAACATCGCGTCGAAATTCCCTATCCGGCGATTATCGATCAGGCGACGCAGTTGGCGCGGATCTTCGGTGCGACCGATGGCCATCGTTTCGTCAATGCGGTCGCTGACCGGCTGGTGCGCGAACTGCGCCCGCACGATCCGGCGGCGCGGGGACGACGTGCGTGA
- the thiL gene encoding thiamine-phosphate kinase, producing MRSLTGWCANCARTIRRRGDDVRELAFVRHLTGQLTPTRADTRLALGDDAAIIQPGNQALAVTTDTLIEGRHFPHGTAAFDVGYKALAVNCSDLAAMAAEPAWVTVALTVPTLDSHWCDEFVAGARAAGGGAAVDLIGGDTTRGALSVTVTAVGTVDAGCATYRHAACAGDMVAVTGTLGDAAAGLSCLDADTRALTRDQAELVSRLNRPSWRRGAALAGVANAAVDVSDGLLADLGHILAASDVGARIDLDALPLSMALANWVGGDIDARRRLQATGGDDYELCLTLPPACFEQAQAALGCALTPIGEIVADTGLQLCAGDGTPFDPAALGSVGWDHFAAADAADKSS from the coding sequence ATGCGGTCGCTGACCGGCTGGTGCGCGAACTGCGCCCGCACGATCCGGCGGCGCGGGGACGACGTGCGTGAACTGGCATTTGTCCGGCACCTGACAGGACAACTCACTCCTACACGCGCCGACACCCGCCTTGCACTGGGCGATGACGCCGCTATTATCCAACCCGGTAATCAAGCGCTGGCGGTCACCACCGACACATTGATCGAAGGTCGCCATTTCCCGCATGGCACCGCAGCCTTTGATGTCGGCTACAAAGCATTGGCCGTCAACTGTTCGGATTTGGCCGCGATGGCCGCGGAACCGGCCTGGGTGACTGTTGCACTGACTGTGCCGACACTCGACTCGCATTGGTGCGATGAATTCGTTGCGGGTGCGCGAGCCGCTGGTGGAGGTGCCGCAGTCGATTTAATCGGCGGCGATACCACGCGTGGTGCGCTTAGCGTCACGGTAACGGCTGTCGGTACGGTCGATGCCGGCTGTGCGACTTATCGCCACGCCGCATGTGCCGGCGATATGGTCGCGGTGACGGGGACGCTCGGCGATGCCGCGGCTGGATTGTCCTGTCTCGACGCCGACACTCGGGCGTTGACGCGTGACCAAGCCGAACTCGTGTCGCGCCTGAATCGGCCGAGCTGGCGTCGCGGCGCCGCGTTGGCCGGTGTGGCGAACGCCGCGGTCGATGTATCCGATGGCTTGCTCGCCGACCTTGGGCATATCCTGGCTGCGAGCGATGTTGGTGCCCGCATCGATCTGGACGCGTTGCCACTTTCGATGGCACTGGCCAACTGGGTTGGTGGTGATATCGATGCCCGTCGCCGCTTGCAGGCAACTGGCGGCGACGATTACGAGCTGTGTTTGACATTGCCGCCCGCGTGTTTCGAACAGGCACAGGCGGCACTCGGCTGTGCCTTGACACCAATCGGTGAAATCGTCGCAGATACCGGCTTGCAGCTATGCGCTGGCGATGGCACTCCGTTCGATCCGGCTGCGCTTGGTAGCGTCGGCTGGGATCATTTCGCAGCGGCGGATGCTGCCGACAAATCCAGTTGA
- a CDS encoding cysteine--tRNA ligase, with product MDATAPTLYLHNSLTGSRQPLTPRTPGHVGLYVCGVTVYDYCHIGHARAMIVFDALTRFLQACGLSVRYVRNVTDIDDKIIARASESGESAEAIATYFTAAMRADEAALGLGSPDVEPAATGFLAEIIALIERLIETGNAYVGDNGDVYYDVSQFEAYGQLSGRDPAELRAGARVEVNESKADPLDFTLWKAAKAGEPAWASPWGEGRPGWHIECSAMSTSCLGTQFDIHGGGLDLKFPHHENEIAQSEGAFGPGYAGIWMHNGFVTVDDEKMSKSLGNFWTIRDVLAEFDAETIRYFVLATHYRSPLAYSREALSAASEALGRLYTALRDAPSGGDDNSNNAMSFVSAFDRALADDFNTPAALSVCFELARACNRAGADAETGNAADYAAALAACGARIGLLQHPPTAFFQDERHIGADGPSAAEVESKLADREAARAARDFQTADAIRDELAAAGIAIEDSADGPRWRRR from the coding sequence ATGGACGCTACAGCGCCGACTCTCTATCTACACAATAGCCTGACTGGCTCACGTCAGCCGCTGACGCCGCGTACGCCCGGACACGTCGGACTCTACGTATGTGGCGTGACCGTCTATGATTATTGCCATATCGGGCATGCGCGGGCCATGATCGTGTTCGATGCACTGACACGATTTCTGCAGGCGTGCGGACTCAGTGTTCGCTACGTTCGAAATGTCACTGATATCGACGACAAGATTATCGCCCGCGCCAGCGAATCGGGTGAGTCGGCCGAAGCGATTGCAACTTATTTCACGGCTGCCATGCGTGCCGATGAGGCCGCGCTTGGACTCGGATCACCGGATGTCGAGCCGGCGGCGACGGGTTTTTTAGCTGAGATAATCGCGCTCATCGAACGATTGATCGAAACGGGTAATGCCTACGTCGGCGACAACGGCGATGTTTACTACGACGTCAGCCAGTTCGAAGCCTATGGCCAGCTCTCGGGGCGTGACCCCGCCGAGCTGCGCGCTGGCGCGCGAGTCGAAGTCAACGAATCCAAGGCCGATCCACTGGATTTCACGCTTTGGAAAGCCGCCAAGGCTGGCGAGCCGGCGTGGGCGTCGCCCTGGGGCGAGGGGCGACCGGGGTGGCATATCGAATGCTCGGCGATGTCGACGTCATGCCTGGGTACACAATTCGATATCCATGGCGGTGGATTGGATCTGAAGTTCCCACATCACGAAAACGAAATTGCCCAAAGCGAGGGTGCATTCGGGCCCGGCTATGCCGGCATCTGGATGCACAATGGTTTTGTCACGGTCGATGACGAGAAGATGTCGAAATCGCTTGGCAACTTCTGGACCATCCGCGATGTTTTGGCTGAGTTCGACGCTGAGACGATCCGTTACTTCGTGCTCGCCACCCATTATCGCTCGCCGCTGGCCTATAGCCGGGAGGCGCTCTCCGCAGCCAGCGAAGCTCTCGGTCGGCTTTATACCGCGCTGCGCGACGCGCCATCCGGCGGTGATGACAACAGTAACAACGCCATGTCATTCGTTAGCGCGTTCGACCGTGCGCTTGCTGACGACTTCAATACGCCGGCTGCGCTCAGTGTGTGTTTCGAATTGGCGCGCGCCTGCAACCGCGCTGGTGCCGACGCCGAAACTGGAAACGCAGCCGATTATGCGGCGGCACTTGCGGCGTGTGGCGCCCGGATCGGGCTATTGCAGCACCCGCCGACGGCCTTTTTCCAAGATGAGCGTCATATCGGCGCTGACGGCCCGAGTGCTGCTGAAGTCGAGTCGAAGCTCGCCGACCGTGAAGCCGCACGGGCCGCGCGTGATTTCCAGACCGCCGACGCGATCCGTGATGAACTGGCTGCGGCTGGTATCGCCATCGAAGACAGCGCCGATGGCCCGCGCTGGCGACGGCGCTAA
- the folD gene encoding bifunctional methylenetetrahydrofolate dehydrogenase/methenyltetrahydrofolate cyclohydrolase FolD, translating into MAAQIIDGKAIARDYRRRVRDQVRARVAAGKRRPGLAVILVGSDPASEIYVGKKLEACRKADVVSRERYLDAATSQPQLLAEIDALNDDPTIDGILVQLPLPDDIDSNTVLERIRPDKDVDGFHPYNAGRLAQRTPTLSACTPLGITRLLEAVDEPFYGRRAVMIGASNIIGRPMAMELLLKGATITVCHRFTRDLADEVARAEILVVGVGKPNLIRGDWIQPGATVIDVGMNRLDDGRLVGDVEFETAAERAAWITPVPGGVGPMTVAMLLDNTLRATELREQQDPAAADAS; encoded by the coding sequence ATGGCTGCGCAAATCATCGACGGCAAGGCAATCGCCCGTGACTATCGGCGACGCGTTCGCGACCAGGTTCGAGCACGTGTCGCTGCGGGCAAACGCCGGCCGGGATTGGCCGTCATCCTGGTTGGTAGCGATCCGGCCTCGGAAATCTACGTCGGCAAAAAGCTTGAAGCTTGCCGGAAAGCCGACGTGGTCTCGCGCGAACGCTATCTAGACGCAGCCACTTCCCAGCCCCAGTTACTCGCGGAAATCGACGCTCTCAACGACGACCCAACCATCGACGGCATTCTCGTTCAACTGCCACTGCCGGACGACATCGATAGCAACACGGTGCTAGAGCGTATCCGGCCGGACAAGGACGTCGATGGTTTTCATCCTTACAACGCCGGCCGACTCGCCCAGCGCACACCCACGCTTAGCGCTTGCACACCGCTGGGTATAACCCGGCTGCTGGAAGCCGTCGACGAGCCGTTTTACGGCCGACGCGCGGTTATGATCGGCGCTTCCAACATCATCGGCCGCCCCATGGCGATGGAGCTGTTGCTAAAAGGCGCGACCATCACGGTGTGTCACCGGTTTACCCGCGATCTCGCTGACGAAGTCGCGCGCGCCGAAATCCTGGTCGTCGGTGTCGGCAAACCGAATCTGATTCGCGGCGACTGGATCCAGCCAGGGGCGACGGTGATCGACGTCGGCATGAACCGACTGGACGACGGCCGCCTGGTCGGCGATGTCGAATTCGAAACCGCAGCCGAGCGCGCCGCCTGGATCACGCCGGTACCAGGCGGTGTCGGGCCAATGACCGTCGCCATGTTGTTGGACAACACGTTACGCGCAACCGAATTACGCGAACAACAGGATCCCGCCGCGGCTGACGCCTCGTAA